CCGGAAAAGGCCACGGTTTTTATTTAACCGTTACCGTGAGGTACTTGACAAAATTTTTGCTATAATCGAAGCGTTCATTGATTCAGAATATGACCGGGCATTTTTGTCCAGCCTGATACAGATAAAATATGATAACGAGATTCAAAGCCGATTACTCATACCCTCCCGCCTTGAAAAACGCCTGTATAAAATTTTTTTGAGCCGCACCCATATAGAAGACCCTTATGAAAGCCTCAAAAAAAAGGAAAACGCCAGGGCATACAGATTCATGGTCTCGGAATCCTTTAAAAAAGCCTTAAACGAAGTTAACGGTGCCATGGACACCATGAAGGAATTCACCCTGGACCAAGTTAAGACAAAGATCAATGAGATAGAGTTCACAAGGCGGCTTTCCCTCTTGACGGCCTCCGGCTTGTGGCAGGATGACGATTTCAGGGTACCCTCGACGTCGGCCATAAAAAAAATGTTGAAAGCCAGAGTGACCGGGAACGGCATTGAACGGCTGCTTGAGCTGGTACACACACCAAAATCAAAAATTCTGTGGCTTGCCGATGAGTCCGGGGATGTGGTGGCAGACATCGCCATTGCCCAATTCCTTGCCAACATTGGCCATGTGGTTATCCTTGCCGTCAAGGAAAAACCGTTTTTTAAAAAAGTTTGTCTAAACGACACCCGTACAGACCCGGTATTGGCCAAAGTCCTGGACCAGGCCCATTTCATCCACGACAAAGCCATCAGTAAAAACAAACTGGTACAGCGTCTGAAACAAGATGAACATCTGTATGTGATATCCGACGGCACCCAGGAAGCACTGAATCTTCTGCTGGTCTCCACCACCTTTTCACGGGTTTTCAAGGAAGTGGACTGCGTGGTGACAAGGGGATTTAAACAAAGAAACCGGATGATCCAAACCCACTTCAAATTTACCAGGGATGTGATCAATATCTGCGCAAAAGGCAACAGACTGGACATTGTCTTTAAACCTATGCACCCTGACTTCATCAATTTCAGCCATACGGATCTTGAGGAAAAAGCAGATAAAATTATCTCTAAAATGAAGCAGGCCAAAAAGAAAAGCATGACCGTTATGTTCTATTCGGGTATCATTGGTTCCATCCCCGGTAAAATAGATGTGGCAATAAAAATAATGAGCCGTTTTGTTGAACATTTACAAAATCAATCCGCCGACTTGTTTATCATTAACCCCTCTTTATATTATGAACCGGGCATGGATGCCGATGATCTGATGTATATGTGGGAAATTGTTCAACGCAGCGGCTACATTGATATCTGGCGTTTCCAAACATCAGAAGACATCGCCCAAAGCTTTGAAATCATGGGGGAAAAAGTTCCACCCGAATGGATTGGAAAAGATGCCACCTACTCCACTGGCTGCACCAAAGAGATGCGCATTGCCCAAGACGTACAAAAAAAGAATCCGGAAATGCAGCTTATGGGACCTGCTGTGGACAAATTCATGCGCAGGGATGAATATGGGGTGGGCTCTATGTATGATCAACGCCTGGCCGGGATATAAATATAAAGGATAGGATTTGAGATGACTGTTTTTGAATATAATGGACTTACTGCTTCCGGCAGAAAAACATCGGGGATTATCGATGCTGATAATACGGATGCCGCCCAGGATGAATTGAAACAAAAAGGCATTTTCCCCACCTCAATCCTGCGAATTGAATCAGGGGCAGGCGGTATTAAAACAACAAAAGGCTCATCCAAGGAAAAAACATTTAATCTCCCCCCGCTTTTTTCTTCCGTAAAATCTTCGGAAATCACCATGATCACGCGTCAGTTAGCCACGCTTCTGGCCGCGGGATTCCCCTTGCTCAAAGCCCTTGCCACCCTGGTTCCCCAGGCCAGGACCAAGGCCTTTAAGCGTGTTCTGTCCAGGGTCAAGGATGCCATTGAAGAGGGATACAGCTTTGCCGACGCGTTAGGAGCCCACCCCCGGGTCTTTTCTGCGGTGTATATAAACATGGTCAAAGCAGGAGAGGCCTCCGGCACTTTGGAGGTTGTTCTGGAGCGGCTGGCTGATTTCAGCGAAAAACGGGAGGACACAAAAAAGAAAATTCAAGCCTCCCTGGCCTATCCGGTGCTCATGGCTGTCATTGGTTTTCTTGTGCTGATATTTCTTTTAACCTTTATTGTGCCCAATATTACAAAAATTTTTACGGATATGAACCATGAACTGCCCATGCCGACCCAGATGCTTCTTGGTGTCAGCGGCATGGTAAAAGCGTGGTGGTGGTTGATCATTCCCTCACCGTTTTTGGTCCTATTATGCCTGTACGGCATTCGCAAAACAGATAGTGGGGGGCGTATTCTGGACCGGATCATTTTATCCTTACCGGTTGCCGGCAACTTGACCAAACAGCTCATTGCATCTCGGTTTTCCAGGACTTTAGGATCGTTGCTTGACAACGGGGTGCCGCTTTTAACAGGTTTAGGCATTACCAAAACCATTTCCGGCAACCGGATCATTGCCGAACTGATCGAAAAAGCGGCTCAGACAGTGGAAAAAGGCGGCAGCCTTGGATCTGTTCTGGAAAAAAACTCCGCCTTTCCCGACCTTGCCGCCCAGATGATCAAGGTGGGAGAAAAAAGCGGTGAAATGGAAAAAATGCTGGAAAAATCAGCCGAGCTGTTTGAAAGAGATGTTCAAACTGCCATTACAGCTGCCACATCAATCATAGAGCCTTTGATCATTCTTATCATGGGCGTAGTCATCGGATTTATCGTCCTTGCGGTTTGTTTGCCGATTTTTGAAATCAACCAGTTAATAGGATAAGATAAATTCTGATTATAATTCCGGATGGTAGAGAGAAGTGAATTTTTTACCGGGATAATGGAAGATGCGAATTAGCCTCCTTCAACCAGATCACGGGCACAAAATTTCGTATCTATACTATCCGGCAACAACACGTACCGGCAATAAAAAGGCCCCAGGAGGATTATGGAACAGATTAAAAACACGGGAATGACCCGGCGGGACTTTTTGCGGGGCTGTACAGCAACGGCAGTAACCTTAGCAGGAACGGGCTTTTTCCAGGGATGTGCCATTGATCCGGTCACCGGACAACAACAACTGATGCTCATGAGCCGCGATCAGGAAATTTCCGTAGATCGACAACAGTCGCCATTCCAGTTTTCTTCCGACTACGGTGTCACCCGAGATGAAAAACTGAACCGGTATATTTCCAAGGTGGGCAGATCCATGCTGGCCCGGGTGCATCGACCGGACATGCCCTATAATTTCCAGGTGGTCAATGCCACCTATATAAACGCCTATGCGTTCCCCGGCGGCTCCATTGCTGTAACCCGGGGAATTTTACTCTCCCTTGACAATGAAGGCGAATTAGCTTCATTGCTGGGGCACGAACTGGGGCATGTCAATGCACGGCATACGGCCGAACAGCAATCCAAAGGACAACTCTCGTCCATTCTGGTGGCAGGCCTTTCAGCAGCGGTGGAGACCCGGGGTGCAGGACTGGGCGATTGGGCCCAAAAGCTTGGAGGCCTGGGCCAGGGGCTATTTCTGTCCAAATACTCCCGGGATAATGAACGTGAAGCCGATGCATTAGGACATCAGTACATGGCCCAGTCCGGATACAACTCCAAAGGTTTTACCGGCCTGATGGAGATGCTCAACGAACTGAATACGACAAAGTCCAGTTCAACTCAGATGCTGTTTGCAACCCATCCCATGAGCCGGGAAAGATTGGATGCTGCCAAGGAGAGAGACAATGGAATATACCGGGGCACCCACACCCGGAGCCTGTACCGTGACCGGTATATGGACCACACAGCGAATCTAAGGTCTCAAAAAGCCATGATCGTCAAGCTCCAGGAAGCGGATAAATTTATAGCCAAAGAACAATATGACCAGGCCGAGAGTGCGCTGATGTCAGCACTCAGCTTAAAAGACAATGATTATACAGCTCAGGTGATGACAGCCAAGTGCATGCTGTTACAGAAAAAAGTTCGGAACGCGGCATACCACGCCAGCCTTGCCAAACAGCTGTTCCCCCAGGAAAACCAGGGGCATTATGTTTCAGGGATTGCCAATCTGGCTTTTAAAAAACCCATGCAGGCCTATAATGATTTTTCGGCATGCAGCACTCTGTTGCCCGGTAATCCCCAGATGACCTTTTACCAAGGCTACGCCCTTGATATGGCCGATAGGAAACAGCAGGCAGCCCGGCACTATGCGGCATATCTCAAAGAGATCAATTATGCGTCAAACAAGTACAGTCAGTATGCGTATAAACGGCTTAAAGCCTGGAATTATTAAATCATCATTATGCCCATGACAATCAGACAGGTGAAAACAACTTTCAAGTAGATCTCTTTTTTGAAAAATCGGTAACAATATGTACCCAGGGCAGTGCCCAGTAAAATAAACGGTCCGGAAACCAGAAAGGTTTTTAAAACGGTCTGGGTGGTTAAACCGGTGGCCAGATGGGCAATAATCACAATATAAGAGGCAAAGCAGAAAAACCCTGAGAGGGTGGCCTTAATCTCGTCTTTGCTCCAGTTGTTCAAAGTGGTGTAAATAATCGTAGGTGGACCGCCTGCGCTTAAAGCTGCGCCAATGGCACCGGTTAAAAAACCGGCCAAATATCCCCACCGGCGATGAAGTCGTCTGGGAGGGATGATGAAAAACAAATTGTACACGCCATATCCGATTAAAAAGACGCCCATTAAAGCCTGAATAATATGTGAAGGAACTGTTTTTAAAAGGGTTGCCCCAAGTGCGATGCCGGGTACCGAACCAACGCATAATGGACCGATCTTTTTAAGGTCAAAAGAGTGCCTAAGCTGAAGAGTCATATATGTGGCAATCACGGTGCTGGCCAAAGAACACAATGGCACTGCCGTTTTGATGTCCACGATGAGGGTAAGCAAAGGGATTGCAATCATGGCAGATCCAAATCCAGAGACCCCCTGGACCCATCCGGCAGTAAACAATATAAAACAAATAAGAATAATTACAGACACAGGGTAATAAACTCTATTCCTGTGTAACGCGCAGCACCTCACGAAGGGAAGTGATGCCCTGGGCCACCTTGGTCAGCCCATCGGCCCGCAGGGTTTTCATGCCTTTTTTGATTGCAGCGTCCTTGATGAGGTTGGCATCCGATGTTTTCAGGATAAGTGATTTCAAATCTTCATCCAAGGGCAGAATTTCCATAATGGCCTGGCGTCCCCAATATCCTGTGTTAAAACACTTTGAGCAGCCTTTAGGTTTGAATACGTTCTGCCCGGGGGCAAGACTGTTTGTGCTTTGAAAACTACTCAAATCCGCATCGGAAAGCGTAAATTGCTCGCGGCAATGAAGGCAAAGTACCCGTACAAGCCGCTGGGCAATCACATGATTCACGGCGGAAGTAATTAGATAGGGCTCCACGCCGAGCTCCACCAGGCGAGTCACCGCACCGGGGGCATCATTGGTGTGAAGGGTGGAAAACACGAGATGCCCTGTCAACGCGGACTGAATGGCAATTTCAGCAGTTTCAATGTCGCGGATCTCACCAATGAGAATAACATCGGGGTCTTGGCGGACAATGGACCGAAGCCCCCGGGCAAATGTCAGGCCTGTTTTCTGATTCACCTGGATCTGCCCCACACCTTTTAAGTTGTATTCAACGGGATCCTCAACCGTGATGATAGAGCGGTCCGGGGTGTTGATTTCAGATAGCCCCGCATACAGGGTG
Above is a window of uncultured Desulfobacter sp. DNA encoding:
- the gspF gene encoding type II secretion system inner membrane protein GspF; this encodes MTVFEYNGLTASGRKTSGIIDADNTDAAQDELKQKGIFPTSILRIESGAGGIKTTKGSSKEKTFNLPPLFSSVKSSEITMITRQLATLLAAGFPLLKALATLVPQARTKAFKRVLSRVKDAIEEGYSFADALGAHPRVFSAVYINMVKAGEASGTLEVVLERLADFSEKREDTKKKIQASLAYPVLMAVIGFLVLIFLLTFIVPNITKIFTDMNHELPMPTQMLLGVSGMVKAWWWLIIPSPFLVLLCLYGIRKTDSGGRILDRIILSLPVAGNLTKQLIASRFSRTLGSLLDNGVPLLTGLGITKTISGNRIIAELIEKAAQTVEKGGSLGSVLEKNSAFPDLAAQMIKVGEKSGEMEKMLEKSAELFERDVQTAITAATSIIEPLIILIMGVVIGFIVLAVCLPIFEINQLIG
- a CDS encoding M48 family metalloprotease, with product MEQIKNTGMTRRDFLRGCTATAVTLAGTGFFQGCAIDPVTGQQQLMLMSRDQEISVDRQQSPFQFSSDYGVTRDEKLNRYISKVGRSMLARVHRPDMPYNFQVVNATYINAYAFPGGSIAVTRGILLSLDNEGELASLLGHELGHVNARHTAEQQSKGQLSSILVAGLSAAVETRGAGLGDWAQKLGGLGQGLFLSKYSRDNEREADALGHQYMAQSGYNSKGFTGLMEMLNELNTTKSSSTQMLFATHPMSRERLDAAKERDNGIYRGTHTRSLYRDRYMDHTANLRSQKAMIVKLQEADKFIAKEQYDQAESALMSALSLKDNDYTAQVMTAKCMLLQKKVRNAAYHASLAKQLFPQENQGHYVSGIANLAFKKPMQAYNDFSACSTLLPGNPQMTFYQGYALDMADRKQQAARHYAAYLKEINYASNKYSQYAYKRLKAWNY
- a CDS encoding ARMT1-like domain-containing protein, with the protein product MTSNATEPTPGNMTPDQNAWFTAFFLENHIDPFAYPTKVGSREQMEFMVYPENDERFYPCSDTMFSAIMSRKRPRFLFNRYREVLDKIFAIIEAFIDSEYDRAFLSSLIQIKYDNEIQSRLLIPSRLEKRLYKIFLSRTHIEDPYESLKKKENARAYRFMVSESFKKALNEVNGAMDTMKEFTLDQVKTKINEIEFTRRLSLLTASGLWQDDDFRVPSTSAIKKMLKARVTGNGIERLLELVHTPKSKILWLADESGDVVADIAIAQFLANIGHVVILAVKEKPFFKKVCLNDTRTDPVLAKVLDQAHFIHDKAISKNKLVQRLKQDEHLYVISDGTQEALNLLLVSTTFSRVFKEVDCVVTRGFKQRNRMIQTHFKFTRDVINICAKGNRLDIVFKPMHPDFINFSHTDLEEKADKIISKMKQAKKKSMTVMFYSGIIGSIPGKIDVAIKIMSRFVEHLQNQSADLFIINPSLYYEPGMDADDLMYMWEIVQRSGYIDIWRFQTSEDIAQSFEIMGEKVPPEWIGKDATYSTGCTKEMRIAQDVQKKNPEMQLMGPAVDKFMRRDEYGVGSMYDQRLAGI
- a CDS encoding sulfite exporter TauE/SafE family protein, giving the protein MRCCALHRNRVYYPVSVIILICFILFTAGWVQGVSGFGSAMIAIPLLTLIVDIKTAVPLCSLASTVIATYMTLQLRHSFDLKKIGPLCVGSVPGIALGATLLKTVPSHIIQALMGVFLIGYGVYNLFFIIPPRRLHRRWGYLAGFLTGAIGAALSAGGPPTIIYTTLNNWSKDEIKATLSGFFCFASYIVIIAHLATGLTTQTVLKTFLVSGPFILLGTALGTYCYRFFKKEIYLKVVFTCLIVMGIMMI